The DNA window TCGGGAAGCAGCGCCAACCTCGCCGTGTACAACGCGCTGATTGAGCCGGGCGACACGGTGCTCGGCATGGACCTCTCGCACGGGGGACACCTGACCCACGGCAACCCGGTGAACTTCTCCGGCCTGCGCTACAAGATCGTGGGCTACAAGGTGAACCCGGAGACGGAGCTCATCGACATGGAGGAGGTGCGCCGCCTCGCCCACGAGCACAAGCCGAAGATGATCATCGCCGGGGCGAGCGCGTACAGCCGCATCATCGACTTCGCGGCGTTCCGCGAGGTGGCGGACGAGGTGGGCGCGATCCTGTTTGCCGACATCGCGCACATCGCGGGACTGATCGCGGCGGGGCTGCACCCCAACGCGTTGCCGCACGCGCACGTGGTCGCCTCGACGACGCACAAGACGCTGCGGGGGCCGCGCGGGGGCATCATCCTGAGCAACGACCCCGAACTCGGCGCCAAGATCGACCGGGCCGTCTTCCCCGGCTACCAGGGCGGGCCGCTGGAACATGTGATCGCCGCCAAGGCGGTGGCCTTCGGCGAGGCGTTGCGGCCCGAGTTCAAGAACTACGCCGCGCAGATCATCAAAAACGCGCAGGCGCTGGCAAAAGCGTTCCAGGAGCGGGGCTACCGGGTCGTGTCGGGCGGCACCGACAACCACCTCTTCGTGCTCGACCTGCGCCCGCAGGGCCTGAACGGCACCAAGGCGACGAGGCGGCTCGACGCCAACGACATCACCATCTCCAAGTCCACCCTGCCCTACGACACGGAAAAGATTCTGCACGGCGGCGGCATCCGCATCGGCACCCCGGCGGTGACCACGCGCGGCATGACCGAAGAGGACATGCCCACCATCGCGGCCCTGATCGACCGCGCGCTGAAGGGCGAGGACGTGAAGGTGGAGGTCCACGCCTTTGCGGGCGGCTTCCCGCTGCCCTGAGCGTAACCCGCGCCCAGGCCCTCCACTCCCCCTGGAGGGCTCTTGTCACGGCATGTTTTTGTGAGGCCTTCCTTTTAAACTACACCCATGTCTGCCCTCCCCGCCCGTGAGGAGCCTGCCACTCCTCATGACCTGTCCCTGCACCTCACCCGCCTGGGCCTGACGGCGAGCGATCTGGGCGTCGCCATGCAGCCGGTGCTCGACGCGCTGGTGAGCCGGACGGCGGCGGTGGGGGCGGGGTACTTCCAGCTCCGGGACACCACCCTGACCTACCACGCGCGGGCGGCGAGCGGGGACATGCCGCAGGGGCCGCTGATGGAGGCGCTGCTGGCGCACGGCCTGCCCCCCGAGTTGCCGCTGATGGGCGCGCTGCGGTCGGCCGACCACGTGCTGTATTTCGAGGACACCCGCACCGCGCCCGACGCCGCGGGCTTTCCTGACCTGGGCGTGATGGCGCTGACCGCCGCGCCGGTCCGGGACCAGGGCGGGCGGCTGGTGGGGGCGCTGCTCTCGCACGTGTTCACGCCGCACGAGTGGTCGCCGGAGGAACGGGGGCTGGTGGGCACGGTCACCGGCCTGCTGACGCTGCTCGCCGCCCGCCTGGACGCCGAGGAGCGCGAGCGGGCCGCGCACGAGAGCGCTCTGCGTGCCCTGGGCCTGATGCTGGAGGCCCGGGACGCCGAGACGCAGGGTCACACTGACCGGGTCACGGCGCTCGCGCTGCGGCTGGGCCGCGCCCTGGGCCTGAACGAGGTCGAGCTGCGCGATCTGCGCTGGGGCGCGTATCTGCACGACATCGGCAAGGTCGGCGTTCCCGACGCGATCCTGCACCACCCCGGCGCCCTGGACGCCGCCGCGCGGGCCCGGATGCAGGAACACGTCGCCGAGGGCGGGCGGCTGGCGGGGCAGCTCCCCTTCCTGCCGCGCGCCGCGCTGGACGTGGTGATGGGGCACCACGAGCACTGGAATGGCGGGGGCTACCCGCACGGCCTGGCGGGCGAGGCGATTCCCCTGCACGCCCGCATCTTCGCCGCCTGCGACGTGTACGACGCCCTGACCAGTGTGCGGCCCTACAAGCGCGCCTGGACTCATGCGGAGGCCGCCGCCGAGTTGCAGCGGAGCAGCGGCACCCACTTCGACCCGGCGGTGGTGACGGCCCTGCTGCGCCTGCTGGAGGAGGACGGAACCGACTGACCCGGAGGTGACCCGCCCCTTACCCCTCCAGCGTCAGCAGCGTCAGTTCCGGCTCGCAGAGGTTGCGGAAGGGAATCCCGCTGGTGCCCAGGCCGCGGCTGACGTAGGCGGGCGTGCCGTAGGCCCCGCGCACCCAGCCCATCGCGTACCGCTGGCCGTAACGGCTGGGGACGACCGGGGCGCCGACGAAGGGGAGGCGCACCTGCCCGCCGTGGGTGTGCCCGCACAGGACCAGGCCCACCGGACCGGGCAGGTCGGGGAGGAGATCGGGGTTGTGGCTCAGGAGCAGGGTGGCCCGCTCCCCCGCCCCGGCGAGGGCCGCCGTGGGGTCGGTATCGTCCTGCCAGAAGTCATCCACGCCGCCCAGCCATAGGTCGTCCCGGACGGCCCGCCCGGCGTTGAGCAGGATGGGCACGCCCGCATGCTCGAAGGCTTCGGTCAGGCCCGCGCGGCGCTGCGCCCAGTCGGGGCGGGCGCGGCCGCCGCGGCGGGTGTCGCCCCGCCCGAAGGAGTCGTAGTCGTGGTTGCCCCACACTCCGAACACGCCCAGCGGCGCGCGCAGCCGGGCGAGTTCGGCGAGGAGCGGCGCGGGGTCGGCGTCCGAGCGGATGTCGAGGAAATCGCCCCCTATCAGGATCAGGTCGGGGCGCTCGGCGTTGGCCGCGTCCACCCAGGCGCGCACCTGGGGCGCGAAGACGTACAGGCCGTAGTGCAGGTCGGTCAGGAAGGCGACCCGCAGCGGGGCGCGCAGCCCCGGCAGCGTCAGCCGCTCGCGCACCACGCCGAAGCGGGCGGCCTGCGCCAGTCCCGCGCCGCCCAGCGCGCCCACGGCCAGCCCGCCGCCCAGCAGGCCGCGCAGCACCCGGCGACGGAGGGGATTCGGGGGGGAGGGGGGCGAGGCGTCCATGTCCGCACGGTACCCGCCGCACGTGAGAGGGGCCGTCCCCCAAAAGGTGCAGCCCCCTCCCAGGCCGCGTAGACTGCCCCCATGACGTGGGCCGGTGATCTGCTGGTGGTGGACGTGCTCGACGAGGACGCGGGCCTCGCGGATGTGGAGGACGCGCGCGGGCGTACGTATCAGCTTCCCGCCGAGTGGCTGCCGGACGTGCGCGACGGCGCGGCCTACCGGGTGACGGTGGGCGGGGGCGGCGTGACCTTCACCCCCGACCCGGACGGCGCCCGGTTGCTGCGCGAGCGGAGCAAGCAGACGCTGCTCGACTTCGCCGACGAGCCGGGAGACGCGCGCCCATGACGCGGCCCGTCGTCATCCTTCCCGACCTGCACGGGCGCGTGGACCTGCTGGCGGAGGCGGTCGCCCATATCGGGGAGACGTACGGTCCGGATACGCACCTCCTGAGTCTGGGGGACGCCCTCGACCGGGGGCCGCGGAGCCTGGACTGCGCGGAGCTGCTGCTCGACCTGCACCGCCAGGGCCGCGCGACCCTGCTGATGGGCAATCACGAGCGCATGGCGCAGGAGGGTCTGCAATGGTTCCGCCGGTACGGGACCTCGCGTGACCTGGCCGACTACCGCCGCGCGATGGAGGGCTTTGGCTGGTGGATGGGCAACGGCGGCGAGAGCGTGCGCCGCGAGCTGGCGGGGCAGGGCGGCCTGACGCTGGAACGCTTTCCGCAGGGGCTGGCCGAGTACCTCGACGCGCTCGTGCGGGTGGTGTACGTGACGGCGGACGGGGCGATTCACCGCGCCCCGCCGGGGGAGCCCAGCGTGCTCGTCGCCCACGCCAGCCCGCCGGTGAAGCATCCCCAGTACCCCAACCCCGAGTCGGCGGCGCTGTGGCTGAGGCCCTTCGACGGCCCCTTCCCGCTGCCCGAGGGGGTCACGTACAGCGTCCACGGGCACACGCCCGTCCGCGTTCCGGTGCGGCTGGGGCGGCAGGTGTACCTCGACCTGGGGGCGTACGAGACGGGCCGCCTCGCGCTGCTGAGCGTGAACGTGACCGGACGGCCCGAGGTCACGGTGCTGGAGGGCCGGGGCGATCCGGGGGCGGCCCGGCGCTACGCGGCCTTCGGCGAACCGCTTCCCACGAACACCGTCCCCCTGACCGGGAGGTCGCTGCGATGAGCAAACGGAGCCAGGCGGCCAGCCGCCTCAAGACCCTGTGGGACGACCTGCGCGCGGGTGACCCGGGGGCCGTCCACGGCGCGCGCAAACTCACCCGGCGGGCCCAGGCCGAGCTGCGTGTGGCCGACGCGGGTGGGAAGACCGAGCGCGCCTGGCGTGACCTGCGCCGCGCCGCCGCGCCGTTGCGCGACCACGATGTGGCGGGCGGGCACATCCGGGATGCCCTCGTGGAACTTGGCGTGCCGGAGGACACCCTTGCGTACTTCGACCGGACCTGGGCCGGGCGGCGGGCGAACCTTCTCGCCGGGACCGTGTGGCCGGAGCGCCCGCCCGCCTTCGATCTGCGGAGTGGCTGGAAGGGCCGTGCCCGGCGCCTGATCGAGCAGGACGGGGACAAGCTCCTGCGGGATGGCAAGGCCGTGCTGAATTCCGAGCACTCGGAGGAGTGGCATGCCTGGCGCAAGCGCCTCAAACGCTACCGCTACACGCTCGACCTGATCGGCGAGGTGCCGTCCGTCGTGACGGACACGCTGGAGGCCCTGGGCCGTCTCCAGGACGCGGAGGTGGTGGTGGACATCCTGCACGGCGACCCCGACCTGTTGCGCTTCGAGCGTGCCCGCCTGATCGCCCGCGAGGAGGTGGCGCGGCAGGCGGCGCGGGAGCGGGTGCGTGGGCTGTTCCCCACGCTGGCCGAGCACCTGGAGGACCCGCTGGGGACTCCCCTCCCCGGGGAGCAGGAGGAACACGTCGGGGCGTGAGCGCAGGACTCAGCGCCCCCGCAGTCCCTCCTCCAGTCGGCCCAAGTCCTCCGGCGTGTCCACATCCGCGAGGAGGGCGGTGGGAAACCGCAGGATGACTGCCTGATTCGCGTACTCCCGCAGCAACGAGCGCGGGCCGTGATCGGCGTCGGGCAGAACGCGCAGGGGCGGGAGCAGGTCGGCCCGGAAGAGGTGGGGTGGGGCGCGGACCGCCTCCTCCTGGACATTGCCGTACTCTGCCAGGACGAGGGGAGCGCCCGTCTCCCGGAAGGCGTCGAGGAGCTGGGCGTGGATCTCCCCGGTGAGCAGCGGCATATCCGCCAGCGCGAAGTGAACGGCGGCCAGTTCCCCGGGCAGGGCGGCGACGGCGGCCCGGAAGGACCCCGCCAGCCCGCGCGCCGGATCAGGATTCACGGCGAAGGTGAAGGGCAGGCCCGCGAGTGCCGCCCGCACCCCCTCCCCCACCTCGCCGGGGGGAATGACGGCGAGCAGAAGGTCAAAACCTCCCCCGCTCAGGGCGAGCGCGGCGTGGCGCACGAGCGGCTGGCCCCGCAGGGGGACGAGCTGTTTGGGACGCCCCATCCGGGTACTCCGCCCGGCGGCGAGGAGCACGCCCGCGACCGGCCCTGAGAAGGACATGTCCGGAGTGTACGGCCCACGACCTCAAGGCTGGGGCAGAATGGGGGCACCGACAACCCACGTCTTTCCAGGAGGTTTCCCCATGAAACTGAGTTACAGCGGTCAGGAACAGGTCAAAGCGCCCCCGGCGGTGGTGTGGGGCTTTGTGCAGGACCCCGAGCGGGTGGCGCGCTGCCTTCCCGACGTGCAGGAGGTCGTGGTCCACGACCAGACGCACATGGACGCGACGGTGCAGGTCGGCGTGGGCATGGTGCGCGGCAAGTTCAAGTTCAAGATCGAGGTGCAGCCCGACGAGGCCGCCCAGCGGGTGAACGTGAAGGTGCAGGGCGGCGGCCTGGGCAGCGTGGTGGACCTGACGGCGGGGGCCAACATCGTGGACAACGGCGACGGCACGACCACCCTCGACTGGCAGGGCGACGCGACCATGCGTGGCCCGGTGGCGACGGTGGGCGGGCGGGTCCTCGACGCGCAGGCGCAGAAGCTGATTCAGAAGACCTTCCAGAACATGAGCGCGCAGGTGAGCGCCAGCGCCGGAACCCTGGCCTGAGGCGGGGGTGACTCTGCCCCCGATGGATCAGCCCCTCGACCTCCAGGCCGCCTTCCGCGAGCGGGGTTACGTGGCCGGACCCGCGCTCGCCACCGCCCTGCGGCTCGTGGTCGCGCTGGGCAAACCGCTGCTGCTGGAGGGCCCGGCGGGGGTGGGCAAAACCGAGGCGGCCAAGACGCTCGCCGCCGCGCTGGGCACCCGCCTGATCCGCCTCCAATGTTACGAGGGGCTGGACGCGCAGTCCGCCCTGTACGAGTGGAATTATGCTCGGCAACTCCTGCACCTGCGCGCGGCAGAGGCGGGGGGGCGGTCCGTCACGGACGCCGACCTGTACGGTCCCGAGTTCCTGATGACCCGCCCGCTGCTGGAGGCGATCCGCCAGCCCGCGCCCCCCGTCCTCCTGATCGACGAGGTGGACCGGGCGGACGACGCCTTCGAGGCCTTCCTGCTCGAACTCCTCGCCGAGTGGCAGGTCACGGTGCCGGAGTTGGGCACGCTGACCGCCACCGCCCGCCCCCACGTGCTGCTGACAAGCAACCGCGCCCGCGAACTCAGCGATGCCCTGCGCCGCCGCTGCCTGTACTTGTGGGTGGATTACCCCACCCGGGCGCAGGAGCTGGAGATCGTGCGGGCCCGGTTGCCCAACATTCACGAGACGCTCGCCGCCCAGGTCACGCGGGCCGTCCACGCCCTGCGCGAGCTGCCGCTGGGCAAGCCGCCCGGTGTGGCCGAGACGCTCGACTGGGCGGCCGCCCTGGTGGCCCTGCACCGCGATCACCTGGACGCCGAGGCCCTGGACCTCACGCTGGGCGCCGTGCTCAAGCTGCGCGAGGATCAGCTTCTGGCCCGCCCGGCGCTCGGCAAACTCGCGGCACCGTGACCCCCACCGCCGACCTGCGGGACCGGGTGGTCGCTCTCGTCGCCCACCTGCGCGTGGCGCACGGCTTCCGGGTGGGGCCGGGTGAGGCGACGGCGGCGCTGGAGGCCCTGGGGACGGTCAATCTGGGCCAGCGGCGCGAGGTCCGGGACGCCCTGCGCGCCATACTCACTGCCAGCCGGGAGGAGGGCCGCCTGTTCGACCTCACCTTCGACGCCTTTTTCCGGCTGCGCGAGGGGCCACCTCCGCCCCAGTTGCCCCCCCTGCTGCCCGAGACGAAGGCCCCGCTGTCCCCTCCCCCACCCTCACGCCCGCTGGCGAAAGGGCCAGGTGAGGAGCGGCCCGTTCCCGGTGGCCCACACGCAGAGGACCCGGAGGAAGGCCCAAATTCCTCTTCCTCCCATCCCAACCCGGACCGTGAGACGGAGGGCGAGCCGGACACCCCAGCCCGAATCCTCACCGCCCGGTTGAGTCCCCACGCGGGGGCCGGGGGCCGGGTGGACGCGCTGGAGGGCGACCTCCCGGACCTTCTCCGGGCGGCGGGGGCGCTCGTTCAGGCGGTGGAACTGGGGCGGGGGCGGCGGCTCGTCCCACAACCCCGTGGCGCCCGCCTGGATGCCCGGCGCACCCTGCGGGCGGCGGCAGGCACGGCAGGAGACCCGGCCCGGCTGCGCTGGTTGGGCCGCCCCCGCCGGGCTCCGCGTTTTCTGCTCGTGCTCGACGGCAGCCGCAGCATGGGAAAAAGCGCGACGCTGCTGCTGCGCTTCGCCCAGGCCCTCCATCTTCGCTCCCGGCGAGTCGAGGTGTATGCCTTCAGCACGGGCCTTACCCGCCTGACTCCCCTCCTGCGCCGCGCGCCGCCCGGCGGTCCCCTCACCCTGCCCGACCTGGGCGAGGCGTGGGGCGGCGGCACCCGCATCGGCGAGAACCTGCTGCGGCTGACGCGCGGGGAACGGGCGCGGGTCAGCCGCGACACTGCCGTTCTGATCCTGAGTGACGGCCTGGACACGGGTGAGCCGGAGACGCTGACCCGCGCGTTGCGGGACCTGCGGGCGCGAGCGGGCCTGATCGTCTGGCTCTCGCCGCTGGCTGCCCTGCCCGGCTATCAACCCGTCCAGCGGGCGGTGCAGGCAGCCCTGCCGCACCTGGACGCCTTCCTGCCCGCCGGGGGACTGGAGGACCTGCGGGCATTGGGGGGACGCCTACGGCGGTAAAGGGGCCAGACGCGGGAAGGGATACCCAGGCCTGAAGCCCGGGTGAAGGTCCGCCCCATCTTGCCGGGCCCAGGAAGGCGAACGGTAGGGCCAGGAGGCCCACCCATGACCCAGCCGGTGACGAATGTCCAGATGATGCAGGAGTGCCTGGAAGCCTGCCTCTCCTGCCTGCGGGCCTGCGAGGTCTGCGCCGAGGCCTGCCTGGACGAGCCGGACATCGACATGCTGCGCGAGTGCATCCGGCTCGACCGCGACTGCGCCGACGCCTGCGCCCTGACCGCCCGGCTGTTGATGCGGGCCAGCGCCCTGCATCTGGAGGCCTGCCGGATGTGCGCCGAGGCGTGTGGAGCCTGCGCCGCCGAATGCGAGCGCCACGCCGGTCACCACGACCACTGCCGCCTGTGCGCTGAGGCCTGCCGCCGCTGCGAGGAGAGCTGCCGCCGGATGGCCGCGTAGAGTCAGGAAAGGGGCGGCGGGGTTCAACTCCGCCAAACACGAAAATGTGGGGGGTGGCTGCTTTTCTCCCTCACTCGCAGGGCTGCTGGCGGGCTCGCAAGACTCCAAAGAGAGGGTCGGGGGGTGACGAGCGTCAGCCCGCCCCAGTTGGTCATTAAGCTTTGATAAGCAAAACTCCGTCAGGATGCTCACATCGGCCACAGGAATGCTGAGGAGGCCAGAGCAGGCGCGCCCAGTGGCAAAGGAGCAGACCATGCCCGATTCACTCCAGACCGGCTGGGACCTGACCGAGCCGCGCACCGCCGTCTCTTCTTTTCTGGGCAGCTTGCCCGCCCCGCCGCAACTCCTCGCCCTGGGTGAACCGACTCATCGCCTCGACGCCTTTCCGGCCTGGCGCAACCGCATCTTCCGCACCCTGGCCGAAGATCACGGCTTCCGCGCCATCGCCCTCGAAAGTGACATCTTCGCTAGCCTGCGGGTGAACGCTTACGTCACGTCGGGCCAAGACGCGCTGGATGAGGTCATGCGGACGGGCTTCAGCCACGACTTCGGTTCCATCCCGGCCAACCGGGAGCTGGTCGGGTGGATGAGGGGCTTCAACGCGAGCCGCGACCCCGCCGACCACCTGCGCTTTTACGGCTTCGACGCTCCCCTGGAGAATCTGTGGGCGGCCAGTCCCCGCGCCAGCCTGCTCGCCCTGCACAGCTTCCTGACCACCCATCTGGGCACCCTGGCTGTGGACCGGAGCACCCTTGAACGCCTCTGCGGGGAGGACACCCGCTGGACCAATCCGGCGGCCGGAATGGACGCGACACAGTCCATCGGCAACAGCGGGGAAGCGCGGGATCTCCGGCTGCTGGCCGACGATCTTTGCGGCCTCCTGGAAACCGAAGCGCCAGGGCTGGCCGCACAACCCGATCTCTGGGAAGCGAGGCTGCACGCCCGCACGGCGGCGGGCCTGCTTCGTTACCACGCGGTCATCGCCGACCCGGCGTCCGACCGGGTGGCGCGAATGCTGGCGCGGCGTGACCTGATGATGGCCGACAACCTGATCGCCATCGCCGAGCGAGAACAGGAGCGCGGGCCGACGCTCGTGTTCGCCCACAACAGCCACCTGCAACGCCCGATCAGCGTGATGAAGATGGGCGGCATGAGTCTGGAGTGGTGGAGTGCCGGGGCGCACGTCAGCCTCCGCCTGGGCACGCGGTACGCCTTCATTGCGAGCGATCTGGGGACGGCACCGGCAAAGGGCATCGGGGAGCCCGCCCCGGACACGTTGCAAGGCGTTCTCCTGAAGCTGACCGGCTCCGCTTCCCTGCTTCCCTCCCGGGAACTGACCGCTGCACTCCCTGAACGACTGACGGCGCGAACGGACGCTCCCGTGCGAGCCGGTTCTTATCCTTATTTCCCCCTCAAGGCAGAACAACTGTCCCTCACGGACGGCGTGCTGTTCGTGGGGCACGCGACCGGCTGAGCACGTCGGGTCCGCGGCGAGCGCCCCACCCCGCCTTGTCTACCCCTCCCGCCGCTCCTCTCCCACCCCGCGCCTATGCTGCTCCCATGCAGGCGGCGCGAATTATTCCAGGGTTCGGGGACTGACGGTTCCAGCCCGCGCGCTGCACCTCCACCCCCGCACCCCAGGCGGGGGCTTTTCTTACCGGGAGACCGATGACGCGAACACAGGACTTCACGCCGGGGACGCTGGACGCGCAGGACGTGCTGAGGCTGGCGCTGACGAGCAAGGTGTACGGCGCGGCGGTGGAGACGCCCCTCAGTGCGGCACCTGCTCTCAGCGCCCGCACCGGCAACGCGGTGTGGCTCAAGCGCGAGGACCAGCAGCCCATCTTCTCCTTCAAGCTGCGCGGGGCGTACAACAAGATGAGCCAGCTCACGCCCGCTGAGGCCGCCCGCGGCGTGATCTGCGCCTCGGCGGGGAACCACGCGCAGGGGGTGGCGTTTGCGGCGCAGCAACTGGACATCCATGCCGTGATCGTGATGCCCGTGACCACCCCCGACATCAAGGTGCAGGCCTGCCGCCGCCGGGGGGCGGAGGTTGTCCTCCACGGGGACTCCTTCAGCGACGCGGAGACGCACGCCTACACCCTTCAGCGCGAGCGAAATCTCACCTTT is part of the Deinococcus apachensis DSM 19763 genome and encodes:
- the glyA gene encoding serine hydroxymethyltransferase, encoding MTSTADKPAVRDPAAQDPEVFDLIAREAERQRTGLELIASENFTSAAVRAAQGSVLTNKYAEGYPGKRWYGGCEVVDEVERLAIERVKQLFGAEWANVQPHSGSSANLAVYNALIEPGDTVLGMDLSHGGHLTHGNPVNFSGLRYKIVGYKVNPETELIDMEEVRRLAHEHKPKMIIAGASAYSRIIDFAAFREVADEVGAILFADIAHIAGLIAAGLHPNALPHAHVVASTTHKTLRGPRGGIILSNDPELGAKIDRAVFPGYQGGPLEHVIAAKAVAFGEALRPEFKNYAAQIIKNAQALAKAFQERGYRVVSGGTDNHLFVLDLRPQGLNGTKATRRLDANDITISKSTLPYDTEKILHGGGIRIGTPAVTTRGMTEEDMPTIAALIDRALKGEDVKVEVHAFAGGFPLP
- a CDS encoding HD-GYP domain-containing protein; translated protein: MSALPAREEPATPHDLSLHLTRLGLTASDLGVAMQPVLDALVSRTAAVGAGYFQLRDTTLTYHARAASGDMPQGPLMEALLAHGLPPELPLMGALRSADHVLYFEDTRTAPDAAGFPDLGVMALTAAPVRDQGGRLVGALLSHVFTPHEWSPEERGLVGTVTGLLTLLAARLDAEERERAAHESALRALGLMLEARDAETQGHTDRVTALALRLGRALGLNEVELRDLRWGAYLHDIGKVGVPDAILHHPGALDAAARARMQEHVAEGGRLAGQLPFLPRAALDVVMGHHEHWNGGGYPHGLAGEAIPLHARIFAACDVYDALTSVRPYKRAWTHAEAAAELQRSSGTHFDPAVVTALLRLLEEDGTD
- a CDS encoding metallophosphoesterase codes for the protein MDASPPSPPNPLRRRVLRGLLGGGLAVGALGGAGLAQAARFGVVRERLTLPGLRAPLRVAFLTDLHYGLYVFAPQVRAWVDAANAERPDLILIGGDFLDIRSDADPAPLLAELARLRAPLGVFGVWGNHDYDSFGRGDTRRGGRARPDWAQRRAGLTEAFEHAGVPILLNAGRAVRDDLWLGGVDDFWQDDTDPTAALAGAGERATLLLSHNPDLLPDLPGPVGLVLCGHTHGGQVRLPFVGAPVVPSRYGQRYAMGWVRGAYGTPAYVSRGLGTSGIPFRNLCEPELTLLTLEG
- a CDS encoding metallophosphoesterase, with translation MTRPVVILPDLHGRVDLLAEAVAHIGETYGPDTHLLSLGDALDRGPRSLDCAELLLDLHRQGRATLLMGNHERMAQEGLQWFRRYGTSRDLADYRRAMEGFGWWMGNGGESVRRELAGQGGLTLERFPQGLAEYLDALVRVVYVTADGAIHRAPPGEPSVLVAHASPPVKHPQYPNPESAALWLRPFDGPFPLPEGVTYSVHGHTPVRVPVRLGRQVYLDLGAYETGRLALLSVNVTGRPEVTVLEGRGDPGAARRYAAFGEPLPTNTVPLTGRSLR
- a CDS encoding CHAD domain-containing protein, which encodes MSKRSQAASRLKTLWDDLRAGDPGAVHGARKLTRRAQAELRVADAGGKTERAWRDLRRAAAPLRDHDVAGGHIRDALVELGVPEDTLAYFDRTWAGRRANLLAGTVWPERPPAFDLRSGWKGRARRLIEQDGDKLLRDGKAVLNSEHSEEWHAWRKRLKRYRYTLDLIGEVPSVVTDTLEALGRLQDAEVVVDILHGDPDLLRFERARLIAREEVARQAARERVRGLFPTLAEHLEDPLGTPLPGEQEEHVGA
- a CDS encoding nucleotidyltransferase family protein — translated: MSFSGPVAGVLLAAGRSTRMGRPKQLVPLRGQPLVRHAALALSGGGFDLLLAVIPPGEVGEGVRAALAGLPFTFAVNPDPARGLAGSFRAAVAALPGELAAVHFALADMPLLTGEIHAQLLDAFRETGAPLVLAEYGNVQEEAVRAPPHLFRADLLPPLRVLPDADHGPRSLLREYANQAVILRFPTALLADVDTPEDLGRLEEGLRGR
- a CDS encoding SRPBCC family protein, with product MKLSYSGQEQVKAPPAVVWGFVQDPERVARCLPDVQEVVVHDQTHMDATVQVGVGMVRGKFKFKIEVQPDEAAQRVNVKVQGGGLGSVVDLTAGANIVDNGDGTTTLDWQGDATMRGPVATVGGRVLDAQAQKLIQKTFQNMSAQVSASAGTLA
- a CDS encoding AAA family ATPase, encoding MTLPPMDQPLDLQAAFRERGYVAGPALATALRLVVALGKPLLLEGPAGVGKTEAAKTLAAALGTRLIRLQCYEGLDAQSALYEWNYARQLLHLRAAEAGGRSVTDADLYGPEFLMTRPLLEAIRQPAPPVLLIDEVDRADDAFEAFLLELLAEWQVTVPELGTLTATARPHVLLTSNRARELSDALRRRCLYLWVDYPTRAQELEIVRARLPNIHETLAAQVTRAVHALRELPLGKPPGVAETLDWAAALVALHRDHLDAEALDLTLGAVLKLREDQLLARPALGKLAAP
- a CDS encoding vWA domain-containing protein, producing MTPTADLRDRVVALVAHLRVAHGFRVGPGEATAALEALGTVNLGQRREVRDALRAILTASREEGRLFDLTFDAFFRLREGPPPPQLPPLLPETKAPLSPPPPSRPLAKGPGEERPVPGGPHAEDPEEGPNSSSSHPNPDRETEGEPDTPARILTARLSPHAGAGGRVDALEGDLPDLLRAAGALVQAVELGRGRRLVPQPRGARLDARRTLRAAAGTAGDPARLRWLGRPRRAPRFLLVLDGSRSMGKSATLLLRFAQALHLRSRRVEVYAFSTGLTRLTPLLRRAPPGGPLTLPDLGEAWGGGTRIGENLLRLTRGERARVSRDTAVLILSDGLDTGEPETLTRALRDLRARAGLIVWLSPLAALPGYQPVQRAVQAALPHLDAFLPAGGLEDLRALGGRLRR
- a CDS encoding four-helix bundle copper-binding protein; translation: MTQPVTNVQMMQECLEACLSCLRACEVCAEACLDEPDIDMLRECIRLDRDCADACALTARLLMRASALHLEACRMCAEACGACAAECERHAGHHDHCRLCAEACRRCEESCRRMAA
- a CDS encoding erythromycin esterase family protein encodes the protein MPDSLQTGWDLTEPRTAVSSFLGSLPAPPQLLALGEPTHRLDAFPAWRNRIFRTLAEDHGFRAIALESDIFASLRVNAYVTSGQDALDEVMRTGFSHDFGSIPANRELVGWMRGFNASRDPADHLRFYGFDAPLENLWAASPRASLLALHSFLTTHLGTLAVDRSTLERLCGEDTRWTNPAAGMDATQSIGNSGEARDLRLLADDLCGLLETEAPGLAAQPDLWEARLHARTAAGLLRYHAVIADPASDRVARMLARRDLMMADNLIAIAEREQERGPTLVFAHNSHLQRPISVMKMGGMSLEWWSAGAHVSLRLGTRYAFIASDLGTAPAKGIGEPAPDTLQGVLLKLTGSASLLPSRELTAALPERLTARTDAPVRAGSYPYFPLKAEQLSLTDGVLFVGHATG